The Metabacillus schmidteae nucleotide sequence ATATGATTTAACTGTTGATTGGATTGCAACAGAGAAAGGAATAACAAAGACGAATTCATCATACGAAAAGCCAAATGGGATAGAATGGGATCATGTTTCAGACGAAGAAATGGAAGAAATGCCAGTGTTAAAGCAACTCTGGGATCTTAAATATAAAAAATGAGCATGACAATTGTACGTAAAAAATATATGTAGAGGACAAAAGCAGAAAGATTATAAGAGGTGTCCGAATTGGTTACAAACACAGAACAACTAGAACGAGAGGCAATTGAATTTCTAGAAATCGTCTATCAAGAGCTTGGAAAACCAAATGCTGAGTTAGAAACGAGATTACAGGATGTAAAAATGCAGATTGCTGAAACAGGATATTATGACCACACCTTTGAAGAACTGGAGCATGGTGCTAAAATTGCTTGGCGAAATAGCAATAAATGCATCGGAAGACTATTTTGGAACTCCTTAACCGTTTTCGATGAACGAAAAGCAGAAAAGGAAGACGAAGTTTTGAAAGCATTACGGCATCATATCACTTTTGCTACAAACTCAGGCAAAATCAGACCGACGATTACAATCTTTAAGCCTTCACGTGGAAAGAAGGATTGTTTACGAATTTGGAACCATCAGCTAATTCGTTATGCAGGTTATGAAACGGAGCATGGAATAATTGGAGATCCAGCCTCTATTGATTTAACAAGAGAATGTGAAAAGCTAGGTTGGAGAGGGGAAGGCACCCATTTTGACATTTTACCATTAATCATTCAACGAAATGATCATAATCCAAAATTGTTTTCTCTAGAAAAAGAATATATTTTAGAAATACCTATTACTCATCCGGATATAGAAGGGTTTAATGATTTACATGTTAAATGGTATGGAGTTCCAATTATCTCCGATATGGTGTTGGAAA carries:
- a CDS encoding nitric oxide synthase oxygenase; this translates as MVTNTEQLEREAIEFLEIVYQELGKPNAELETRLQDVKMQIAETGYYDHTFEELEHGAKIAWRNSNKCIGRLFWNSLTVFDERKAEKEDEVLKALRHHITFATNSGKIRPTITIFKPSRGKKDCLRIWNHQLIRYAGYETEHGIIGDPASIDLTRECEKLGWRGEGTHFDILPLIIQRNDHNPKLFSLEKEYILEIPITHPDIEGFNDLHVKWYGVPIISDMVLEIGGILYSAAPFNGWYMETEIGARNLADTFRYNLLPKVASIMNLDKRTHATLWKDRALVELNVAVLHSFKTAGVSIVDHHTAAQQFKLFEQNERTSSRELTGDWTWLIPPVSPATTHIFHQSYKNKVVKPNYFYQKCPY